The DNA sequence TGAGTATGAGTGTCAAACTTACGTTGAAAAACTTTAACTTGTGGATAGGAAGATAAGATTTCTAAGGTTTCATCTGTACTGTAGCTATCAATAACTATAATTGTCTCAGCCCAAGTAAGTTGTTGGAGAGTGCGATTAATATTTGGAGCTTCATTATAGGTGAGGATAAGTGGAGTTACTGCGTCAAGCATATTTGTTGATTGAAAAACTTAGATTGCACCCAATATGTTTCAGCACTACACTTATCTTTAAATTTTAGAAACTGTGTGCTGTGTTTGCTGAAATTTAGTATCTAAAATACTTTGATTATGAAGTAACTTCTCAAAATCAGCAAGGTATTGATTGGCGATTTGTTCATAACTAAATTCCGATGCTTGCTGTCTTGCTTGTAAAGCCATTTGCATTGTCCTATCTGAATTGAGGATGGCTGATGCTAAGACATCTGCAAGATTTTTAGCTGCATCAGGGCTGCGGTGATCAAAAAAGTATCCTGTTACTCCTTCCTGAATAAAATCTCTAAAACAAGCTAAGTCAGAAACTACAGGAACTAAAGCTGTTGCCATTGCTTCTAGTGGGGCAACTCCAAAAGATTCACCTTTTTCTGCTAATGAAGGATAGCAGAATAAGTCAGCTTCTTGGTAGGCTTTCGCTAACTCTTGGATGTTAAAAATTGGCTCGACAAACTCAACATTTAAATTTTCAGATTGAGTTTGCAATGTATGTAAATATTTTTCCCCACCCCCACCTTGATTTTCTTTTACTGGCCCAATAATCCTCAGCTTAACTGTAGGAATTCTCGGCGACAACATAGAAAATGCTGCTAAAAGCAAATGAATACCTTTTTCCGGATGAACTCTGCCTACATAAAGAATCACTGTTTCTTTTTGTGCTAATCTAGAGCGATTTGGGGGAGAAAAGATACTGGTATCAATAGGGTTAGGGATAACTTTGGTGCGAGAAGTTGCAGCAGGATATTCTTGAATAATACTATCTTTTATAATCTGTGATGCAGCAGCAAAAAAGGCTGTTTTTACATATAACCCTGAGCGATATTGTCCTTTAGGAAACCTATTGGCATTAATCACTATTTTTCCAACTTGAGGACGGAGAGATGCAAATACAGGTAGCCAGAAATCATTAATGATTAAAATATCCGCAGGAGGTAGGACAGGAAATGTTACTAAGGCATAGAATAAATCTTTAATTAGGTCTAAAGTAATGTTAGTACTTTGAGGAAGTCCTCCTCTTCGGATATACTGAACGCCATTAATGATTTCGGTATCTGGTTGCCCTGGATAAGAACGGCATAAAATTTTTACTTGATGGCCTTTTTTGGCAAATTCTTCAGCTAAACCTTGCCAAAGCCGTGGAATTGCGCCTCCTTGCACTGCTGGAACGGGCAACCACGGCCCCATAGCAATAGAAATAATCATGCCTAATTCCCCTCAGATTTATCAAACTGAACACAAATAGGTGGCTCACCACCACCGAGAATCCAGTAATAAAAGTCAGCCATCTGCTTGGCTATTGAGTTCCAAGAGTATTTGGCTTGTACTAGATTTTTGCCTCTGTCACCCATTTGTTGTCTTTCTTGTGAGGACATTTTCATTGCTTCTGTCAGTGCGATCGCTAATGCTTGCTGATTATCTTCTATCCACCAACCGCAGTTATGGGTTTCTAGTTCTTGCCAAGGCGCACCCTTAGTTGTCACAACAGGCACACCGTAAGCTAAGGATTCGGCGATCGCAATGCCAAAATTTTCTGAGTGAGTGGGCAGAACAAACACATCAGCATTAGTTAAAGCAGAATACTTCAACTTCCCAGAAAGCATACCAGTAAAAGTTACCTGTGATTTTAATTTCAGGCTTTCTACCAACATTTCTAACTCGTTCTGATAGCCTATTAAATCTGCACCAGCAACAATTAAATGCCATTCAGGAAAGCGATTGGACAAAGATTCCCACACATATAGTAAGTTGTCTAAGCCTTTTTTTGGATGAATTCTTGATAAAAAAAGTAACCATTTTTTTTCAGCTAGTTCTGGAAATTTATCGCTGAGTTCTTGCCTATCAACTTTTTCATTGATTGTGGGGACGCTAACACCATTAGAAATTAAAGCAATTGGTTGTTTATATCCGAGTTTGCGGATTGATTTAACTTCTTCAGTTGAAGTTGCATGAAAGGCAATAGCTTTATTTAAATTTTGCTTTTCATATAAAATCCAAGCTGGCAATTTCTTATACCAACTATTATTTAATGACCATGATTCTACCATACCCCTAGGAGAAATCACTAAAGGAATTTTATTACGAACTGCCGCTTGGCGAGCATAAAAATTGGGAAACATCCATAGTCCATGATTATGAATTAAGTCTAATTCTGTAGCTGCTAGTTGAGTCAAATAATAATTAGCATCTGGCTGTAATCCTCTCATATACACAGCTAAATTTTTAGCTGGTTGACTATGTAGTTTCACGCTATCAATAGGCAGTTGTTGCCCATGTAATTGATAATCTAATGTGAATAAATGAGAATCAATATTATTTTGTGCTAGGGCTTTTGCTAGATTTGTGACCGAATAAGCCGGGCCACCAATATTCTCATTGATGCTGGCAACTACTTGACAAATGCGAGGTTGATTAACCTGTATTTTGGGTTGCACCATTATATAATTGAATAATTTTCGTTAGCTTTAAAAATTATTAGAATATTCAACTGTTATCATAGCAATAGATGAAAACAATATATTTACAAAATTTTGACTTTAGTAAAAATATTTCTTTAAGTAATAATCAATTTGGGTTTGAAAACTCTCAAAACCGAACTTTTCCATGACTCGGTGTCTCAATTCTTCTGGTTGATATATTAGAGGGTTAGGATATTTACCCTGGAGAATTTGAATGATAGTTTGAGCGATCGCCTCTAGATTATCTGGATCAACAAGTGCGCCTAATTCTCCCTGACAAAGAGCATCAACAGCCCCATCTTGATTGCCTCCCAAAGTAGGTTTACCACAAGCAAGTGCTTCTAAGTGAACAATACCAAACCCTTCACCTTTGCTTGGCATGGCAAAAAGATTACAGAGATTGTAATAATCTTGTAGTTCTTCATCAGGAACATAGCCAGCTAATGTTACACAGTCTTGGAGTTGCAGTTGGGATATTAATTGTTCAATTCTGGGTCGGTCATTTCCTTTACCTACTAAAACATAATGGACATCGGGAATAGCCTGACGAATTTGCGGTAACGCCCGCAAAATTTTGTCATAGCCCTTACACCTCTGCGGTGATTGGGCAAGACGAGTAACTGTCAGAATAACTGGCTGGTGAGGATTTAAGCCATATTGTTGAAGGAGATGATCTGGCTTGGGAGAAATTTTAAAATTATCCGCATTCAAGGTATTGGGTAGAACAACCACTTGATCTGGCTTCAGGTTTTGTTCTTGCATAAGGCGATCGCGCGTGTAATTACTAACCGCTAAAATCAGGTCAGCATTCTTTAAACCTTGCTTGACGGCAGGATTTTGAATATCCCAAGCATCAATCCCGTGGGCTGCAACCCAGTAAGGGGTACCGATTAACTGCTTTAACAAATTAGCAGTCACACTAAAGTTGGGATGGGTAGAAAAAATCAAGTTGGGACGCTGCCAAAGACCAAGGCCAACCATTTGTGCTGCTAGTGCGGCAGTACGTAAGGGTAAAGGCCATTTACCAGTCGTATGAAAATATAAATTAGCTGACTTAGGTGGTACATTTGTATCGTGTTTAATGACTATATTGTAGGCACAATCGGGGTAAAGACGTTGAAATGCTGTTAAACATAAAGAAGAGTAACGTTGAATTCCGCCTGTTGAGTTGAATAAAGCTGGAAACCAAAGATGACAACGATATTTATTTTTACTCAATATTTTTTCAAGCACTTTATTTATGAGACTTATGAAAAATTCAAGGACGGGAAACTTGCCTAGGAGATTTTTGTTGGCCTAACCTGATGATGATTGGGAGCAACAGATGAAATTACATAGTCAAGTGCCTGTTTTAAACCTTGACTTGCCTGAGTATAACTATACTGAGAAACAATTTTTTGGCTTTCTTCGCCCCAATGCCGCAAACGTTGGCGATCAGAAAAGGCTTCTTGCAGAGAGCTAGTTAAAGCGGACACATTACCTGCTGGAAACACCAACCCATTATGTTGGTGATGAATCAAATCTTGAGCGCAACCTACATGACTACTGACAATGACTGGACGAGATAAACACATCGCTTCGTTGATTGCCAACCCCCAAGTTTCTGAAGCACCATAACTGGGTAAGACAAATAAATCAGCAATTGCATAGGTACGGGGCATTAAGGTTTGATTTTGAAAAGGAGCAAAGTATATGTTGCTATGTTGTGCGGCTGAAGTTTTTAAGTCTGTCTCTAAGGGGCCTGCACCAACAAATAATAAAGAAACTTGAGACAAGTTCGCAGCCACAAAAGCTTGTAGTAAATCTAAAGGACGTTTTTTAGGTTCAAATTTACCTGCAAACAAAATCACTGCATGATCTGATGGGATACCTAATTCCTGCTTCCAGATGATTGCTTGTTGTTTAGCGTGATCAGCTTGAGATATAAAGCGATCGTTCTCTACTGCATGGGGGGAAAAAAATAAATTATGATTGGGTAAACCATGATATTGAAAATATTCATAATTGGCTTTTCCCACATAGAGACAAGCTGCAAAACGTCGGTAAATTTGAGTAATAAATTGCTGACGCGCCCAAGCTTTGACTCCGGTAGATTTTAGCAGGCGATGGGAATCACCTCGAAATAGCAACGGTGCTTTATGGGAATTCCACTTCCACAAAAAGTTATAGATGCTGGCGTAGTTGTAATTCATCAACAACACTGCATCAGGACTATAAGCCTTGACCTGTGAAATTAAAGAGGGATTTTGTAACCCCCAAAAATGACGAACTCCTGGTTGCTTACTCACATTTGGCACAAACTCATATTCATATCCATCCAACAAAGGAATATCCCACTGTAAAACTTGTTTGAAACCTGCATCCAGCTTTTTTGTAACACCAAAATCCCATAAATAAAATACCTTGATCTGCACATCACTATGATTATTTAGATGGCGAAACCAAGGAGCATAATATTGTATTGGATGAGATGTAATAATACTTAGTTTATATTTATCCATAGTAAGGGTAATTTGCTGTTACTGGAGGAAAGGCATAGCGAGGAACTCGCTGTTTCTGCATCAATACAAATGCTATGCCAGTTAGCACCATGCTGGATTGCGATAAAGCCGCAACATATACTCCATCTGAAAATTCTGACTGAAAAGCAAAAGACATCATCATCACAGCAAATAATGATTGGACTGAAAGAATTGGCGCATTGATACTCCAACGAGTCGCTTTTCCATAAACTGTACCCAATATTATTGCCAATCCCGCACAACCCATTAATCCAAAGTTGGCATAAGATTCAGCTAGTAAACCCCAGCCAATAGTAGTTGTTAAACTCTGTTCTCGCGTTTGTAGTTTGTAATGTATGTTTAACAAACTTGTACCTTCGTGCGCCCTAATTTTATTGGGGTTTAATATCCGAGGTACTATCAGTTCTGGTAAGATTGTATATGTTTCTCCATACATATATGGGATGGGTTCAGGACTTTTCTTTTGAGATAAAAGGAGCATTTGCATTACACTAGCTCGCTCGAAAAATGATGCTTTTTTTTCCTCATCAGTAGAGAAATCATCCTGTTTATTCTGCTTATTTATATACTCTAGGGAGTAACCTATCCATTCAGCATATCTAGTAGGGTATTCCCAAGGTTGAAGATAATAAGAAGTTGTAGTACCCCAATATTTAGCTCTCATGGGGCCTTTGCCATAGTGCAGGAAAGACAAGCAAATCAAAACTATTAAAATTGCTATTATAGGTACTTTTTTACGGGAAATAGTAAAAGCAACTACTGCAAGTAAAAAGGCACTAGCAGCACCTACAAGCAAAAAGCCTAATGAATTTGTCACCATATAGGCCACAAGTAAAAATATAAATGATATACTTTGCTGTTTTGTTAATTCCTTATTACCCAACTGATAAGAAAGCACAAAAGTAGCTAGTGCATTTAATCCTAAAATACCAGCACGAAGGGCAGTAAATAAACCTCCTTGTATCAGAGATAGCCAACCCCAATTTCCATAAATCGAGATATTGAAAAAAACGCCAGCTAATAAAATCAAGAAAAAGAACGCATTACCTTTTTTATTAGTTAAAGTTCGATAATATTTAGGCGTGCGAGGAGGCGATTTGATCAATGAAAACCATATTGAAGTACTTATGATCAGAAATCCAGTGACAGTCAAACTAGCAAATAAATGACTTTCTAGAGAGTAAGTTAAAACAGTTGGATGATGTGTCACCAGTGGTAGACTGTAAGTCCAAATGTGTGTCAGAGCAAAAAAGGGAAAAATAGGCATTCCTTTCGCTTGACCTGAACACCAAAGATAATTAGGCCATAAAGCTGCTGCTGTGATGAAAACTGCTGCCAATTTACTCACAAAGGGGGTGTCTTTCACCAAGAAAAGTTCATAGGAAACCAATCCCAATGCAATCAGCCAAAATACCCTCAATAATTGTTTCTGCTCTTTTTTTGGTATGGAAGGTAAGTATGACCATGACTGAGGAGTTGAATTGATAGATTGGTTCATATTAATTACTTTATCGTGCAGCAGTAACACACCTATCAAAGATGGCACATTGCTTGTGAGTCATTTCCCTAGCTGTATAGGGCTGAAAGGCTGACCAATTGATATTTGGTTGGAATCCTTTATTTATAGATAGTAACCAATTGATTTGAGTAATGACTGAAGATTGTAAATCTTTGGGCTGTTGTTGTGAAGTAAAGGTGACAGCTTGGCCGGCTTGACAACGTTGCAAGATATCAACTACAGAACTTTGGTAATGAAAAATGGCAAGAATTGGTTTACGGGCTAGAATGCAGGGATAGAGTTTTGAGGCTGTATAGTCAGGATCATCAGAACCTATCAAGACAATAGCATCGCTGTCAGCAAGAACTTGTAGTGCTTCAAAATAAGGAATACGATGGGGATGTTCTCTCACTAAGTCTGCAATACCTAGTTCTTGGGATATCGGCTCTATGGTTTTGACAGCTTGATTCCCTGGAGCATAGCTAGTACCAACAAAGTGCAACTGTACCGACTGCCAAATTTCTGGGTTCTGGCGACGATGGGACTGAATACCCAAAAATAAAGACCGCACAGCCAAAGTCATATCATAGCCACCTCGTCCTACATATACCCAATGACGTTTACCATCATTGGGATTAAATATTTTTTGTGGAATATTCAGTCCAGAAAGTGCAGCAAAATCAGGTTCGGGAGCGCCAAAAGGTAGAACAGTAAACTGTTGTGCTTGTAGATGTGGATAGCGTTGTTGTAAAGTTTTGGGATATGCTGGTGAAACGCTAATGATATGAGCAACTTTACTTAAAGCTTTTGGTTCTAATAGTTTTGCCTGGAGTCTAGCAAATCCATACTTGAAGCGTCCTCCTGGTGGTAAAGTTTGTGCTTGTTTGTAATAATCGCTCAACCAAGGGTCTTGAAAGTCAAGAATGTAAGGTATATTAAAGCGATGATACCATCTACTACCCAGCACCATAGTGACAAATATAGTGGTGGAAAAGT is a window from the Aulosira sp. FACHB-615 genome containing:
- a CDS encoding glycosyltransferase family 4 protein, producing MDKYKLSIITSHPIQYYAPWFRHLNNHSDVQIKVFYLWDFGVTKKLDAGFKQVLQWDIPLLDGYEYEFVPNVSKQPGVRHFWGLQNPSLISQVKAYSPDAVLLMNYNYASIYNFLWKWNSHKAPLLFRGDSHRLLKSTGVKAWARQQFITQIYRRFAACLYVGKANYEYFQYHGLPNHNLFFSPHAVENDRFISQADHAKQQAIIWKQELGIPSDHAVILFAGKFEPKKRPLDLLQAFVAANLSQVSLLFVGAGPLETDLKTSAAQHSNIYFAPFQNQTLMPRTYAIADLFVLPSYGASETWGLAINEAMCLSRPVIVSSHVGCAQDLIHHQHNGLVFPAGNVSALTSSLQEAFSDRQRLRHWGEESQKIVSQYSYTQASQGLKQALDYVISSVAPNHHQVRPTKIS
- a CDS encoding glycosyltransferase, whose amino-acid sequence is MLEKILSKNKYRCHLWFPALFNSTGGIQRYSSLCLTAFQRLYPDCAYNIVIKHDTNVPPKSANLYFHTTGKWPLPLRTAALAAQMVGLGLWQRPNLIFSTHPNFSVTANLLKQLIGTPYWVAAHGIDAWDIQNPAVKQGLKNADLILAVSNYTRDRLMQEQNLKPDQVVVLPNTLNADNFKISPKPDHLLQQYGLNPHQPVILTVTRLAQSPQRCKGYDKILRALPQIRQAIPDVHYVLVGKGNDRPRIEQLISQLQLQDCVTLAGYVPDEELQDYYNLCNLFAMPSKGEGFGIVHLEALACGKPTLGGNQDGAVDALCQGELGALVDPDNLEAIAQTIIQILQGKYPNPLIYQPEELRHRVMEKFGFESFQTQIDYYLKKYFY
- a CDS encoding glycosyltransferase yields the protein MVQPKIQVNQPRICQVVASINENIGGPAYSVTNLAKALAQNNIDSHLFTLDYQLHGQQLPIDSVKLHSQPAKNLAVYMRGLQPDANYYLTQLAATELDLIHNHGLWMFPNFYARQAAVRNKIPLVISPRGMVESWSLNNSWYKKLPAWILYEKQNLNKAIAFHATSTEEVKSIRKLGYKQPIALISNGVSVPTINEKVDRQELSDKFPELAEKKWLLFLSRIHPKKGLDNLLYVWESLSNRFPEWHLIVAGADLIGYQNELEMLVESLKLKSQVTFTGMLSGKLKYSALTNADVFVLPTHSENFGIAIAESLAYGVPVVTTKGAPWQELETHNCGWWIEDNQQALAIALTEAMKMSSQERQQMGDRGKNLVQAKYSWNSIAKQMADFYYWILGGGEPPICVQFDKSEGN
- the wzy gene encoding O-antigen polysaccharide polymerase Wzy produces the protein MNQSINSTPQSWSYLPSIPKKEQKQLLRVFWLIALGLVSYELFLVKDTPFVSKLAAVFITAAALWPNYLWCSGQAKGMPIFPFFALTHIWTYSLPLVTHHPTVLTYSLESHLFASLTVTGFLIISTSIWFSLIKSPPRTPKYYRTLTNKKGNAFFFLILLAGVFFNISIYGNWGWLSLIQGGLFTALRAGILGLNALATFVLSYQLGNKELTKQQSISFIFLLVAYMVTNSLGFLLVGAASAFLLAVVAFTISRKKVPIIAILIVLICLSFLHYGKGPMRAKYWGTTTSYYLQPWEYPTRYAEWIGYSLEYINKQNKQDDFSTDEEKKASFFERASVMQMLLLSQKKSPEPIPYMYGETYTILPELIVPRILNPNKIRAHEGTSLLNIHYKLQTREQSLTTTIGWGLLAESYANFGLMGCAGLAIILGTVYGKATRWSINAPILSVQSLFAVMMMSFAFQSEFSDGVYVAALSQSSMVLTGIAFVLMQKQRVPRYAFPPVTANYPYYG
- a CDS encoding glycosyltransferase family 4 protein, which encodes MIISIAMGPWLPVPAVQGGAIPRLWQGLAEEFAKKGHQVKILCRSYPGQPDTEIINGVQYIRRGGLPQSTNITLDLIKDLFYALVTFPVLPPADILIINDFWLPVFASLRPQVGKIVINANRFPKGQYRSGLYVKTAFFAAASQIIKDSIIQEYPAATSRTKVIPNPIDTSIFSPPNRSRLAQKETVILYVGRVHPEKGIHLLLAAFSMLSPRIPTVKLRIIGPVKENQGGGGEKYLHTLQTQSENLNVEFVEPIFNIQELAKAYQEADLFCYPSLAEKGESFGVAPLEAMATALVPVVSDLACFRDFIQEGVTGYFFDHRSPDAAKNLADVLASAILNSDRTMQMALQARQQASEFSYEQIANQYLADFEKLLHNQSILDTKFQQTQHTVSKI